One segment of Neobacillus endophyticus DNA contains the following:
- a CDS encoding GNAT family N-acetyltransferase, translated as MLNEIILRDANLNDLPDIVDIYNSTIPGRMVTADLEPVSVESRIKWFHEHSPSFRPLWVAEYDGKICGWISFQSFYGRPAYNATAEVSIYIHSDFRGKKLGKFLLQKAIDACQELNIKTLLGFIFGHNEPSLKLFERFGFEKWAHLPNIAELDDLERDLIILGKRIN; from the coding sequence GTGTTAAACGAAATTATATTAAGAGATGCCAATTTAAATGACTTACCTGATATAGTTGATATTTATAATTCTACCATCCCTGGACGAATGGTCACCGCTGATTTGGAACCAGTCAGTGTCGAAAGCCGTATCAAGTGGTTTCACGAGCATTCCCCATCATTTAGACCACTGTGGGTTGCTGAATACGACGGCAAAATTTGCGGATGGATCAGCTTCCAATCCTTTTATGGCAGACCAGCATATAATGCCACAGCTGAAGTGAGTATCTATATTCATTCTGATTTTCGCGGGAAAAAATTGGGCAAATTTTTGTTGCAAAAAGCAATAGATGCCTGCCAAGAATTAAATATAAAGACTTTGCTTGGATTTATCTTTGGGCATAATGAACCGAGCCTTAAGCTGTTCGAAAGGTTTGGATTTGAAAAATGGGCTCATCTTCCTAATATTGCTGAATTGGATGACTTGGAAAGAGATTTAATTATACTTGGAAAAAGGATCAATTAA